GGTCAGACCGGTCTGAACACCGCTCTGGCTGTTGCCGAGATGGGTGTGCTGGAGAAATACGGCGTTGAGCTTATTGGTGCGGCACGAGAGGTCATCGAAAAAGCCGAAAGTCGTGAACTTTTCCGCGAGGCTATGGAGCGTATTGGCCTCAAGGTTCCGGCGAGTACCATTGCTCGTAACCTTGATGATGTTCGTGATGCCACGAAGGAAATTCCTTTCCCCATCATCATTCGACCCGCATACACGCTTGGCGGCACCGGCGGTGGTGTTGCCTACAACATGGAAGACCTGCTGGAGATTTCCTCTCAGGGTCTTGCTGCCAGCCGTACGAGCGAAATCATGCTCGAACAGTCTGTTCTGGGCTGGAAAGAGTATGAGCTGGAAGTGATGCGTGACAAGAACGACAACTGCGTCATCATTTGTTCCATCGAAAACCTTGATCCCATGGGTGTCCATACCGGTGACTCCATTACGGTTGCCCCGGCCCAGACCTTGACCGATCAGGAATACCAGCACATGCGTGATGCCTCTCTGGCTATTATGCGCGAGATTGGTGTTGAAACCGGTGGTTCAAACGTGCAGTTTGGCCTGAATCCTGAAAACGGCGAACTGGTTGTCATTGAGATGAACCCCCGTGTGTCCCGTTCTTCTGCACTGGCTTCCAAGGCAACAGGCTTCCCTATTGCCAAGATCGCAGCCAAGCTTGCAGTCGGCTACACACTGGACGAAATCCCTAACGACATCACCCGTGAGACAATGGCCTCCTTTGAGCCGACCATTGACTACGTTGTGACCAAGATTCCCCGTCTGACCTTTGAGAAGTTCCCGGGTACCGAGGACGTTCTGACAACGGCCATGAAGAGCGTTGGTGAAGCCATGAGCATTGGCCGAACCTTCAAGGAATCCCTCCAGAAGGGCCTGCGTTCTCTGGAGATCGGAATGCCCGGCCTTGGCAAGGACTTCCTCCAGCAGTGCCCAGACAAGGACGACATCCTTGCCAAACTGCGCAAGCCCAACTCCAAGCGTATCTTTGCTCTGCGTCACGCCATCCAGTGCGGACTCACTGACGAAGAAATCTTTGAGGCCTCTCACATTGACCCCTGGTTTATTCGCCAGATTCGGGACATTGTTGAGGTTGAGGGCGAGCTGAAATCCTTTAGCCTCGGTGCAACCCTGTCCGCAGAGAATACAGAAGTCTGCGACATGCTCCGCAAGGCCAAGGAATACGGCTTCTCTGACGTCCAGCTCGCCAAGCTCTGGAAGCTGGAAGAATCTGATGTTCGCCGCCTGCGCAAGGCTGCTGGTATTGAGCCGACATTCTATCTGGTTGATACCTGCGCTGCTGAGTTTGAGGCGTACACCCCATATTTTTACTCCACCTATGAGCAGGGTGAAGAACTTAAGGCTGCCGAGGGCAAGAAAGTCATGATCCTCGGTGGTGGCCCAAACCGTATTGGTCAGGGCATTGAGTTTGACTACTGCTGTGTTCACGCATCCTACGCCCTGCGCGAAGAGAACGTGACCTCCATTATGGTGAACTCCAATCCGGAAACTGTTTCCACTGACTATGATACGTCTGACCGACTCTACTTTGAGCCGCTGACCTTTGAAGACGTCATGAACATTGTGGAAATGGAAAAGCCGGATGGCGTCATCATTCAGTTTGGTGGACAGACCCCGCTGAACCTTGCTGTTCCGCTGCTGCGTGCCGGAGTCAATATCCTTGGCACGCATCCTGATTCCATTGACCGCGCCGAAGACCGTGAGCGTTTTGGTGCATTGCTCAAAAAGCTTGGCCTGCGTCAGCCCGACAACGGCACAGCCATGAGCGTTGACGAAGCCGTGGAAGAAGCCGCAATCGTTGGCTACCCGGTTGTTGTCCGCCCCAGTTACGTTCTGGGCGGCCGCGCAATGGAAATCGTGTATGACGAGGAAGGCCTCAGGAATTACTTTGCACACGAAGTGCAGGCTGTTCCCGAACATCCTATCCTCATTGACAAGTTCCTTGAAAACGCTGTCGAAGTTGACGTCGATGCCCTGTCTGACGGGGAAGACGTCTACGTCGCAGGCATCATGGAGCACATCGAGGAAGCAGGCATTCACTCTGGCGACTCCGCCTGTGTGATTCCGCCCATTACTCTTGGTCACCTGATTGTTGAAGAAATCAGACGCCAGACCGTTGCTCTTGCCAAGGAGCTGAAGGTTGTTGGCCTGATGAACATTCAGTTCGCCGTGAAAGAGGGCGCTATCTACATCCTCGAGGTGAACCCACGTGCCAGCCGTACGGCACCGTTTGTGTCCAAGGCCACTGGCGTTCCGCTGCCAAAACTCGCAACCAAGGTTCTGCTTGGTGCCAAGGTGAAGGATCTCGACCCCTGGAGCATGCGCAAGGGTGGGTACATCGCTGTCAAAGAAAGCGTGTTCCCGTTCAATCGTTTCCCAGGTGTAGACATTCTGCTTGGACCAGAAATGCGTTCCACAGGCGAAGTTATGGGTGTGGATACCTCCTTTGGCATGGCATTCCTCAAGGGTCAGCTCGCAGGCGGGCAGAACCTTCCGACCTCTGGCCGAGTCTTCATCTCTGTGAATGACGCGGACAAGGAAGGCATTCTGGACGTTGCTGCAACCTTTAAGCAGCTGGGCTTTACCATTCTGGCAACGCACGGCACGGCAAAGTTCTTTGCCCGCCGAGGTGTTGAGACTGAGACCGTCTACAAAGTGTACGAAGGTCGTCCCAACGTCGTTGACCGCATCAAGAATGGCGAAGTTGACCTTGTCATCAACACGGCTTCGGGCAAAAAGACGGCTGGCGACTCCACTGTGATTCGTCAGAACACGCTGCTGTACGGTGTTCCGTACACCACCACCGTCGCTGGTGCCCGCGCAATGGCATACGCCCTTCGTGATTTGAAGGAACGTGAGCCGGGCGTGAGAAGCCTT
This genomic stretch from Desulfobaculum bizertense DSM 18034 harbors:
- the carB gene encoding carbamoyl-phosphate synthase large subunit, yielding MPKRTDIKKIMLIGSGPIVIGQACEFDYSGTQALKALKEEGYEVVLVNSNPATIMTDPELADRTYIEPIEPETVARIIEKERPDALLPTLGGQTGLNTALAVAEMGVLEKYGVELIGAAREVIEKAESRELFREAMERIGLKVPASTIARNLDDVRDATKEIPFPIIIRPAYTLGGTGGGVAYNMEDLLEISSQGLAASRTSEIMLEQSVLGWKEYELEVMRDKNDNCVIICSIENLDPMGVHTGDSITVAPAQTLTDQEYQHMRDASLAIMREIGVETGGSNVQFGLNPENGELVVIEMNPRVSRSSALASKATGFPIAKIAAKLAVGYTLDEIPNDITRETMASFEPTIDYVVTKIPRLTFEKFPGTEDVLTTAMKSVGEAMSIGRTFKESLQKGLRSLEIGMPGLGKDFLQQCPDKDDILAKLRKPNSKRIFALRHAIQCGLTDEEIFEASHIDPWFIRQIRDIVEVEGELKSFSLGATLSAENTEVCDMLRKAKEYGFSDVQLAKLWKLEESDVRRLRKAAGIEPTFYLVDTCAAEFEAYTPYFYSTYEQGEELKAAEGKKVMILGGGPNRIGQGIEFDYCCVHASYALREENVTSIMVNSNPETVSTDYDTSDRLYFEPLTFEDVMNIVEMEKPDGVIIQFGGQTPLNLAVPLLRAGVNILGTHPDSIDRAEDRERFGALLKKLGLRQPDNGTAMSVDEAVEEAAIVGYPVVVRPSYVLGGRAMEIVYDEEGLRNYFAHEVQAVPEHPILIDKFLENAVEVDVDALSDGEDVYVAGIMEHIEEAGIHSGDSACVIPPITLGHLIVEEIRRQTVALAKELKVVGLMNIQFAVKEGAIYILEVNPRASRTAPFVSKATGVPLPKLATKVLLGAKVKDLDPWSMRKGGYIAVKESVFPFNRFPGVDILLGPEMRSTGEVMGVDTSFGMAFLKGQLAGGQNLPTSGRVFISVNDADKEGILDVAATFKQLGFTILATHGTAKFFARRGVETETVYKVYEGRPNVVDRIKNGEVDLVINTASGKKTAGDSTVIRQNTLLYGVPYTTTVAGARAMAYALRDLKEREPGVRSLQEYYSD